AACGCGAACTCTTTAACGAAAAGTACAACGAAAGCAAGGAAAAGGTCGATGCCTTGATGTCGGAACGTGCACGCCTGTTCGAGGATGTGCGTGTAGCCCGTGAGGATTTGGCCCAGGTCAAGTTGCAGGCGGAAAAGGCGCGTGCCGAGTACCTGTCGCTTGCCGCAGGTCCCGAACGCTTGGAAACCCTTTCAAAATTTGCTGAACAGGGGATTCCTTTCAAGATTGCCGATCGTGTAGAAGCGCAGAACAAGGTGAAGAAGGAAATGGGCCTTTACCGCGACGACCCTGTTCGCATTGCGACGGCGCTCTTGAACGTGGCGAAGGGAGAACTTGCCTTTACCCGTGAAATCCAGTTGGAAAATGCGGAGCTTGTTTTCGGCTCGGCCGTGGCCCAGGGAAGCCGCTTACGTTTGGGTGGCCTCTATGCGATGCAGATGGCGAATGCCGTCGACATTAACGGTTTGCATCCGGCGGCGTTGATGCTCCCAGTGGCGGGCGAAAAGAAGCGTGCCTTCAGCTGGCAAGAAAATTTGACTCCCGATACGAAGTCTGAAATCAGCAAGGCCCTTACAAGTTCGAAGGATTCCGCCTATTCGATGGTGCCGGTCGATGTCCTCTTGAGTACGGAACTTTCGTCGGAAATGGCGAACCATCAGGAAAAAACCTGGAAAGACGAACTCCGCGAATTCTTCAAGAACGGCGGCATTTTGATGTATCCGATCGTGACTCTGTTTGCGCTCGGTCTGTTGGTTGCGCTGTGGCGCTTCGTGTGGCTTATGGTGGTGGGCTTCGGCGGACTTTCGACAAGACGCTGCATCAAGGCCTTGAAGAAGGGCGATATCGATACGGCCCGTCAGTTGTCGGCAAAGGTTCACGGCAAGGTGGGCAAGGTGCTCAAGACGGTGCTTGCCAAGAATTACGCAGGCCGCGAAGGTGCCGAGAAAGCGCTCGAAGAATTGTTCAGTGCTGATGTTCCTAAACTG
The Fibrobacter sp. UWH4 DNA segment above includes these coding regions:
- a CDS encoding MotA/TolQ/ExbB proton channel family protein, with translation MKIQNAEFGMRNAKGGMVLCHPERSVKREVEGSRTRILLPLLVAAFAILAPLSYAQQNADIDAVKQRAALNSAKADLEEARKKRDMAVAARWKDRETANQERELFNEKYNESKEKVDALMSERARLFEDVRVAREDLAQVKLQAEKARAEYLSLAAGPERLETLSKFAEQGIPFKIADRVEAQNKVKKEMGLYRDDPVRIATALLNVAKGELAFTREIQLENAELVFGSAVAQGSRLRLGGLYAMQMANAVDINGLHPAALMLPVAGEKKRAFSWQENLTPDTKSEISKALTSSKDSAYSMVPVDVLLSTELSSEMANHQEKTWKDELREFFKNGGILMYPIVTLFALGLLVALWRFVWLMVVGFGGLSTRRCIKALKKGDIDTARQLSAKVHGKVGKVLKTVLAKNYAGREGAEKALEELFSADVPKLESGLTWISVFAATAPLLGLLGTVMGMIELFDVITMHGTSDPKLLAGGISIALVTTEAGLIVAIPLQLIHTFLMNRADALRTRMESAGLTVLNALWIKEK